Genomic DNA from Candidatus Koribacter versatilis Ellin345:
CCCAGCAGGCAACGCGGTTGCGATAAATGATCGGGTGAACGTACTGTCCGCCCGCAGACTTTGGTTTAGCCGGAATGAGTTCGGGTTGAAGCGTGTGGAGGATACGGACAATAGGGTTCTCCATGGCGAAGAGCGTGCTGCGCTGCTTCTGGAGAGAGCCCCGGCTGCAGTTGAGCGAAGCGATGGGAGCGAGGGAGGAAGTCTCGAAATCCACGCGCGCGACGAACGCACTGCGGTGCCCGAGGGCGATGATCTCCTCGAGCAAGAGAGGAAAGATTTCCTCCGAGCGCTCCGCATTTAAAAGGCGCAGGCCTGCCTTACGTTCGCGTTCGGCCGGCTGTTGCGCTTCCGATCGCACTCGCATCTGTGGCGAAGCCATCCCCACGGACCCCCGACTGCCCCCCAGCTAGATGCGCCGCCGGCTTGGGCGCGCGGTACGACGCGTGGCGGGAGCTTCCACTACCACAGGTTCTTCGACCACTTCGGTCAGTTGCGGCCGTGAAACCAGGCCCGTCAATCCCACCGCATCGGCGTACTTCAGGTAGGTGTCGATGGAGGCGACGACGACGCGAGCTTCAACCGTGATCAGGTCAATGCCGACGAGTGAGATGCGCACCCAGGCATCAATGACGATGCCCTTGTCGAGTACTCGGTCAAGTACGTCAATTAGGCTTGAGCCGCCCGATACTCTTTCAACCGCCACAGGATCCTCCTGGAAATCCGTTCACTACTTGCGCGCTTTGGTCGTGCCCTTCTTTGCTGTACTGCGAACTGCTGTACTGCGAACTGTCGTACTGCGAACTTCGGCCCTGACGTCGCGACGAACCGCCCCAGGTACCGTGCCGGGCAATACCGATCTCGTGATCGGTTCCGGCATCGTCAGGTTCGGATCATGGCGCCACCAGTTCAGCCCGATCTGTTCCGCTTTGTCCACGGAACAAACCAGGAGGCGGATGCGGATGGTCAACAACTCCACATTCGCCAGTGAGATTCGTACGTCACCCGCGATCACCAACCCCTTGTCGAGGATGCGATCGAGAATGTCGAGCAGGTTTGCAGTGCCGGAGACTGTAGGTACACGTTCCATTTTTGTCTTTTATTCAAGGACGCGAGCGGAGCAACACAGGCCCTGTGGCCTTAATCCGTACCTTTGCGACGTCGAGCTGATCGCGAAGTTGGAAATCGTTTTGGCATCCTAACCCGCGTCAATCGCGGCTGTCAAACAATCCAACTATCGCGCCAATTCACGACATCCCGATGCTCCGCACTGCTTCCTTTCTGGGTCGTGCGGGCTTTCGGGCATGACCCAACGCACTGCTTAATGGGGGGAGGATACAAACAGTAAATCGTTCGATGCGAACCTGAGCTGCTGGTTTGCCTGCGATGAGAAATTTTTTTAGGGGAGTTGGCGATTATTCGTCGAGCAGTTTCCCAAGGGGGCCAAGGTCGAGGTTCAGGTCCTTGGGCGTCAGCCCGAACTCCCCAGCAAGCTGGTGGACCTTCTGTTCCAGCTTCATCAAGGCCAGACCCATGTTCTCGACCTGTTCGTCGTTGAGGCTGCCGCCTTCCATACGTCGGATGGCCTGCCGCTCCAAAAGCCGCCGGATCAGCTCAATAAGCCCCAAAACCAGCTTTGCCAGCCCCTGTTCGACGGTTTCAGGGTTGCAATCAATGCGCTCGGTCGAGCCGCCGGCTACCGCGTTGAGCTGCCGCTTGAGGTCGGCGACGGCCTCGGCAATCTCCGCCGGGGTGACCTGGACAGGCTGGTCGCTCATCCTTCGCCCTCCTGGGTGGGAACGAACTCGGTCGGCGGCCAGGGGCCAGTAAGACGCACTTCGAAGCCAGCCGGAATGGCGATCTGCCCGGCGGCGTTGCGGAATTCAGCGATCCGGCCCCGTTCCACGAGGAGGTAAACCCTGGTTCCCTGCTGAGTGTCTTTAACGTGGTGATCGCGCAAGTAATCGTCCAGGCCTTGGACGAGCCGTGATACCGCTGCGGTGGTCCGTTCTTTCAGGGCCTTCCGCGCTTCGAGGTACTCCCTACCCGACTCCGGGTCGGGAGGGAGCTTGATTTTGCTGACGATCCGCACTTCGAACTGCACCAGCCCTTCGCTCTGGCGCAATGCATCCGTGTACCAACTGGTCTTGTCTTCAAGATGAGTGCGTAGGTCGTCGATTGATTCGAGGATGGTAGGAAAACGGAATGGCAGCACCGTCCCTTCACGAAAGACCGCCGATACGAAGTGATGGAACTCGAGAGCGGCCTTGGTCACGTGTTCAGCACCGGAGAAGGTGTCTTCTTCTACCTCGGAGTACCAGGCGCGCAGGCCGAGGTCTTCCACTTCATAGACCATGCCCTGGCCAACGGCGGAAGTGGGAGCGTCCAGAAAGTGGTGGGCGAGCGAAACGCAATAGGCAAGGATCGGCATTTGATCTACCGGCCCTCGCATGGCCGGGCGACGGACTTCGGCTGCTGGAGCGATTTGTTTTCGTTCGATCGGCGTACCGTCTCGATGCCGGTCAGGATGACATTCAAGCCAAGGTAGATCAAGTCCACTCCCGCCAACGAAATAATGATAGTCCCGTGAATCACGACGCCCGAATTGAGCACGTGGTCGAGGATCTCGAGCAGCGAGACCTCATCGCCACCTTCGCCGCCGAAGATCATTACCCCGGTATCGGACTCAGTCATGCTGCCCCACAAACGAATACGGCGGCCAGGGGCCCGAACACTCTACGCGATAGTTGTTCGCGAGCTTGGCGGTGGACTTCTTTAACGCCGCCGCGAATTTCTTCTGCGCGGTGCGCTTCACGAGGAACGATCCGTGCCACACCAAGCTGGGCTGGCCCGCACTGGCTTTGCCTCCGGCAGCGGTGTCGGCACTGGCCTTGCTGAGAGCTTCCACGAACTCGGCCAAAGATGGATCTTCTTCCTTCTTACGGGGCATGACGGTCTGGGCTTTGCGCTTCAGGTAGTCGGTACCGCTGCTGGCTTCGATCATTGCGGGAGCTTTTGGCGTCGCCGTGCGGAAGATCTTGATGCCCCACTCTTCGGCGCCGGCAATCTTCTTGAACACCGATTGGATGCTCTTCTTCTGGCCCGCGATATGCTCTTGCAACGATGCTTCGCTGAGGAAAACCGTGCCGAAGCGTGCCGGCAGAATTTCGACCTTCGACGCTAAATCGCCGACAGCGCGCTGATGGCGGACGCCGATCGTGGCCAGCCACTCGAGGTTCTCCATGTTCTCAGCCAGACGGTCTGCGTATTCGCTGCGATCTACGCGGCTAATCCATGCGTCGAAGCCGCCCAATCGAATGGACTCGACGGCAGCGTTGCCGTCCACGGCCTCGGCGCGAATGTCGACGGACTTCTTCGCGGGCAGCGAAATGCCGTAGAGATAGAGCGCTCCCGCCGGTTGCTTCGCTGTCTTCTTCGCTGACTTCTTCTTTATTGCAGTCGCCATAGAGATTTGGTGAACCGTTGCAGCCCGCGCGCTCCTGCGATTTCCTCTGGCATCTCCGGCACGACAAATACCGGGAAAGCGCCGTCTTTCATCTTCGCCAGCGTTTGCCGCTGCCACGCCTGTGCGCGGCTACAGCGCGGGCAGTGGGTCTCGTCCATCAAGACGCGGTTGACGAAAACTCCCGCCACCGGCGCTTTCAATTCCTGCAAATCGCACAGCAAGCGACGCGTCTCCCGGTCCGGCAGCGGTTCTGCCAGCATGACCACCCACACCTGACTGCGTTTGGAATCGCTGAGCGTTGTCGAAAGTTCGCGCACTCGTTGCGAGACTGTCGCAATCTCCACGGCCGCATCGCGCGCGAGGGGTAGTGTACGGTGGTGCGCGAGGGTTTTCAACAAAACCCGCGCCCAACCCAATAGCCGTGCCGGGGTGCGCAATACTTCCAAGGCGTGGCCGGTGGGCGCCATGTCAATCTGCACCCGACCGCCGCGTTCTACGAGGTCGAGGATGCGAAAGGTCGCGAAGAGTTCGTCCACGCCGGGCGGCACCACGTCGAGAATTGCCAGGAAGAGGTCGCGCTCGAAGCTGAGATCGAGATGCACGCCGCGGACTTCGGTCGAAGTAGCGTCTTCGACCCTTGCGCGCATCTCTTCCGCCCAGCGCTGATACTCCCCAACTGCATCGATTTCCGCAGCGAAGAGTTTGGCGTCGTCTAACACCGGAGCTAGTTGGTTCGTGACTTCGGTTTGGAAGACGTCATCGAGTGACGGCGCGGGATCGATTGAGCAGATGCACACTGCTTCCTTCGCATTTTTTGCACGGGCGTGAAAGGCCATTGCCGCAGAGATGGTCGTCTTGCCGACACCGCCTTTGCCTAGCGTGAGAGTCAGCGGGGTGTTGAGTACGGGCCACTGCGCTTCTTCGATATCGAGTGCCTTTTCGCGCACGGGCTTCGACTGCTTTAGCCGCAGCGCCCTTCCCTCGAATACATGCTTGCCGAATGCCGTCAGCGCGTCGACGCCTGCGATTGGGCTGCCTGGGTCTTCGCCTGTCCGCAGCGGTACGCGCTTGAATTCCTTCGCGAGAAACCGTCTCGCTGCCACCGTTTTCTTCGCCGCCGTTGTACATCGCTTGCAGCCGGAAACCGCAGTTACAGCTCGGTTCAGCACGATCTCTGCGATCTCCATCGGAACCGGCGCTCGCTGAAGCTGCTCCCGCGCGCGAATGGCCTCATTCAACGAAAACTTTTCCGACGACGTCACCAGGAGCAATCGCGCGTGTTCGTGATCCAGCGACTGCGCCACTTTTCGCACCATTTCCTGCCAGCGCGCGACGTACTGGTTCTCGCTTACGCTTCCGCCGAAGTGGGCTGCCAGCACTGCATCGCGACCGGCGGAGACTTCCAGTAAGTGCAAGAAGCGCTCCAGGTGCGCTGGGAGTTCGAATAGGCGCAGGGTGTGGCCCATGGGCGCCGTATCTACGATCACTTCGTCGTAATCGGATTCGAGCAGGTCGTGGATCGCCAGCAGCGCCGCGACTTCCGCCATTCCGGGCAGAGCGCTGTCGAGCAGTGGCGCGATCTCGTCGCGCGTGAACAAAGATCCGCTCTCAAGGATACGTAGAATGCCTTCACGCTGCGCGGCGAGAAACTCTTCGACTGCCGCCGAGGCATCGAGTTCCCGGGCGTACAACGCACCTTTGGCTTTCAGTTTTTTTGGAGTATCGCCGAGCTTGGTTTCAAGCACATCGGCGAGCGAGTGTGCAGGATCGGTCGAGAGCAGCAGCGTCTTCGCGCGCGGGTGTGTGTTCGCCGTGTGCAGCGCAAGCGACGCCGCTACGGTCGTCTTGCCGACGCCGCCTTTTCCG
This window encodes:
- a CDS encoding gas vesicle protein; this encodes MERVPTVSGTANLLDILDRILDKGLVIAGDVRISLANVELLTIRIRLLVCSVDKAEQIGLNWWRHDPNLTMPEPITRSVLPGTVPGAVRRDVRAEVRSTTVRSTAVRSTAKKGTTKARK
- a CDS encoding gas vesicle protein K; the encoded protein is MSDQPVQVTPAEIAEAVADLKRQLNAVAGGSTERIDCNPETVEQGLAKLVLGLIELIRRLLERQAIRRMEGGSLNDEQVENMGLALMKLEQKVHQLAGEFGLTPKDLNLDLGPLGKLLDE
- a CDS encoding GvpL/GvpF family gas vesicle protein, which encodes MPILAYCVSLAHHFLDAPTSAVGQGMVYEVEDLGLRAWYSEVEEDTFSGAEHVTKAALEFHHFVSAVFREGTVLPFRFPTILESIDDLRTHLEDKTSWYTDALRQSEGLVQFEVRIVSKIKLPPDPESGREYLEARKALKERTTAAVSRLVQGLDDYLRDHHVKDTQQGTRVYLLVERGRIAEFRNAAGQIAIPAGFEVRLTGPWPPTEFVPTQEGEG
- a CDS encoding gas vesicle protein, whose translation is MTESDTGVMIFGGEGGDEVSLLEILDHVLNSGVVIHGTIIISLAGVDLIYLGLNVILTGIETVRRSNENKSLQQPKSVARPCEGR
- a CDS encoding GvpL/GvpF family gas vesicle protein; this translates as MATAIKKKSAKKTAKQPAGALYLYGISLPAKKSVDIRAEAVDGNAAVESIRLGGFDAWISRVDRSEYADRLAENMENLEWLATIGVRHQRAVGDLASKVEILPARFGTVFLSEASLQEHIAGQKKSIQSVFKKIAGAEEWGIKIFRTATPKAPAMIEASSGTDYLKRKAQTVMPRKKEEDPSLAEFVEALSKASADTAAGGKASAGQPSLVWHGSFLVKRTAQKKFAAALKKSTAKLANNYRVECSGPWPPYSFVGQHD
- a CDS encoding ArsA family ATPase, translating into MPSFTFVIGKGGVGKTTVAASLALHTANTHPRAKTLLLSTDPAHSLADVLETKLGDTPKKLKAKGALYARELDASAAVEEFLAAQREGILRILESGSLFTRDEIAPLLDSALPGMAEVAALLAIHDLLESDYDEVIVDTAPMGHTLRLFELPAHLERFLHLLEVSAGRDAVLAAHFGGSVSENQYVARWQEMVRKVAQSLDHEHARLLLVTSSEKFSLNEAIRAREQLQRAPVPMEIAEIVLNRAVTAVSGCKRCTTAAKKTVAARRFLAKEFKRVPLRTGEDPGSPIAGVDALTAFGKHVFEGRALRLKQSKPVREKALDIEEAQWPVLNTPLTLTLGKGGVGKTTISAAMAFHARAKNAKEAVCICSIDPAPSLDDVFQTEVTNQLAPVLDDAKLFAAEIDAVGEYQRWAEEMRARVEDATSTEVRGVHLDLSFERDLFLAILDVVPPGVDELFATFRILDLVERGGRVQIDMAPTGHALEVLRTPARLLGWARVLLKTLAHHRTLPLARDAAVEIATVSQRVRELSTTLSDSKRSQVWVVMLAEPLPDRETRRLLCDLQELKAPVAGVFVNRVLMDETHCPRCSRAQAWQRQTLAKMKDGAFPVFVVPEMPEEIAGARGLQRFTKSLWRLQ